One window of Nicotiana tomentosiformis chromosome 11, ASM39032v3, whole genome shotgun sequence genomic DNA carries:
- the LOC104088747 gene encoding uncharacterized protein isoform X3, with protein MDAIVNKAVEELCIQSFKGGNSIPITDLWPKLKPYLSENGVVLCNNVKKAILSSLINIPGLEFETKDNDLVKCTAEECERMELKIVVPEHMLDNFTRIHEVEVSKSKLCKQELEALHLRKRVLQRIAIARANGITQCELTKEFGIKANNFFHIFKELEVLGLIVRHEAVVWTNKASNKGKLISKHTTTNMLYLSRYRKHLHSQQRLEIRGGVLMSDDLSHENSASCDVKSNGEDVHIKDYLPILREICNKLEKAKGKVIAISNIKKDLGYRDALGHKEWRKNILRRLTQAQVVEVTEKGKSLRLLKEFSTMHFNTRVRRSDNLGRKQPPVKIEKRGQIGQQLVELPVEHQTFEDWGNNRMSNGQNFPIDVGNTVNDTKMQIMDSSVRDLVPVKSSVTETISPRCQAYKAYSSHKLREDWAREQREQWILKMLEEEKFLIKPELQRRLENLEKGRHTSMDKKTLERSLKKLQQKGHCKCLDVFFPAVTNFYENRKKVVVLHPSIYELSPAMLVNIYDRIRSFERKVRKESFSQFEKGNALPIVHDMDRGQHRVEMDVQDALAKKSHRIRSMMPKLAQAKRLHIYLWEYVNNAHDSEDTSSSGKYRCDLKNNDNSCKLVDIGAAIEAMQLELFLQVSGSAPMHENMFEKCGDYLHLSNIPMKDYTPLRDTQSIQELSLLIVILQRFKLIRLVCGEHTVDATHVIQITLTHALELKPYFEEPFSSTARSSDFHGPDSCHQVRHDFVLSNRNAVDEYWNTLEYLLAGANPEAASNASPESANQEVFHCFHNRKQMRLCRFQGVVTAKWMEVRSIKGRNNYLQKRKRSSGGDPARHVKLRTSDVRPSDKSTFDTVDPFPDEQNAFLVSPGDVGCNSQINCVGDHREVTKGIDQCEKTEANHSFMKRSDISSLKPTCRASFSWSEDADRQLVIEFVRHKAVLGPYSRFKWASVKNLPASPDACKRRMTALNSCMQFRSALMNLCNEVLERYARHLQNRSLDCGDCEEMVWHHASEEEDLDQGVSDGREHSRKAVAHERWDDCDNDNVKVALDKVLECKNMAKLDGSNGVQSANDNSDLSLNAERPMKQISYQEKSSHWVPKRCGDPLSVSNSVSRQAFESVSVANAAELLKMAVLAFSRFRLVPASIVETYNHYPKHDILDAFNFLKEKKVIRTAAKGTVVFPPNILNSMFLSLLQRETGAQAARFSTWLHQREKEMINGGVVLPPDMQCGDVLTLCGLLSSGELSIIPCLPDEGIGEAKDARTFKRKHNICEFWDGNRSKKLRPWLIGEGEGRRAKGFPDITLSLSRATFLSREAVELFKDDDYQPLTQIGEDNQVKFMSVLEASSSASHIEGQNHVKETHENENYRYTAVSSKELLWEAMASCAEQFCSFSSKKESSALNPGLYRSLLLAVQKAGDQGLSMKEISMSVDVQGEKMLGVIIDVLETFGQVLKVNAYDSVHVVDSLYRSKYVLSTVSVARQDSLVIPAGVSKGAAPSKYEAAELHNPTDQKQPSEPLLERQSTNGHDSLDFQTAKSHFCKPILFWIDGDGTVNNIVYRKLVSRALGIIMQNPGILEDNVIDQMHGLNPQSCRTLLEMMILDNHIIAQKMFETKAGPPAILSGLLGRQFMNSKIILKRHLFANPTSTSLL; from the exons ATGGACGCAATAGTGAACAAAGCAGTGGAAGAACTCTGCATACAAAGTTTTAAAGGCGGTAATTCAATCCCTATAACCGATCTCTGGCCCAAACTTAAACCCTACCTTTCAGAAAACGGTGTTGTGCTCTGTAATAATGTAAAAAAGGCTATTTTGTCTAGCCTTATTAACATTCCAGGTCTCGAATTCGAAACGAAAGATAATGATTTGGTTAAGTGTACTGCGGAAGAATGTGAGAGAATGGAATTGAAGATCGTTGTGCCGGAGCATATGCTTGATAATTTTACTAGGATTCATGAGGTTGAGGTTTCCAAGTCTAAGCTATGTAAACAAGAGTTAGAAGCTCTTCATCTCCGGAAAAGAGTCCTCCAACGCATCGCCATTGCAAG AGCAAATGGAATTACCCAGTGTGAGCTTACTAAGGAATTTGGCATCAAGGCCAATAACTTCTTCCACATATTTAAGGAGCTTGAGGTTCTAGGACTGATTGTGAGGCATGAAGCAGTTGTTTGGACAAACAAAGCATCCAACAAAGGGAAACTTATAAGTAAGCATACTACAACCAACATGCTCTATTTAAGCCGCTACAGGAAGCACTTGCACAGTCAACAAAGGCTTGAAATAAGAGGTGGAGTTCTGATGTCTGATGATTTATCTCATGAAAATTCTGCTAGCTGTGATGTGAAGTCTAATGGAGAGGATGTGCATATAAAAGATTATCTGCCCATACTGAGAGAAATTTGTAATAAACTTGAAAAGGCTAAGGGGAAG GTTATTGCTATCTCAAATATTAAAAAGGACCTAGGTTATCGAGATGCTCTTGGACATAAAGAATGGAGAAAAAAT ATCTTACGTAGGTTGACACAAGCTCAGGTCGTGGAGGTAACTGAA AAGGGCAAGTCTTTGCGTCTTTTAAAGGAATTTTCAACCATGCACTTTAATACTCGCGTTCGTCGATCTGATAACCTTGGCCGAAAACAACCTCCGGTTAAAATAGAAAAGAGAGGTCAGATTGGCCAACAGCTAGTGGAGCTTCCCGTCGAGCATCAGACTTTTGAA GATTGGGGCAACAATAGAATGAGCAACGGACAGAATTTCCCCATAGATGTGGGCAACACAGTTAATGACACAAAAATGCAGATAATGGATTCTTCTGTACGTGACCTTGTACCTGTAAAATCTTCGGTAACTGAAACAATATCCCCTAGATGCCAAGCGTACAAAGCATATTCCAGTCATAAATTGCGAGAAGACTGGGCAAGGGAACAGAGGGAGCAGTGGATACTTAAAATGTTAGAG GAGGAGAAGTTCCTTATAAAACCTGAGTTACAAAGACGACTTGAGAATCTTGAGAAGGGCAGGCACACATCAATGGACAAAAAGACCTTAGAACGCAGTTTGAAAAAGCTTCAACAAAAAGGGCACTGTAAATGCCTTGATGTCTTCTTCCCTGCTGTCACAAACTTTTACGAGAACCGTAAAAAGGTCGTGGTCCTGCATCCATCCATTTATGAGTTATCTCCGGCAATGTTGGTTAACATTTATGATAGAATTAGGTCCTTTGAAAGGAAAGTGCGTAAAGAAAGCTTTTCTCAGTTTGAGAAGGGGAATGCACTTCCAATAGTGCATGATATGGACAGAGGACAACACAGAGTAGAAATGGATGTCCAAGATGCACTAGCTAAAAAGAGTCATCGGATTAGGTCTATGATGCCAAAATTGGCTCAGGCAAAGCGTCTTCACATCTATCTATGGGAGTATGTCAATAATGCCCATGATAGTGAAGATACTTCCTCATCTGGTAAATACAGGTGTGATTTGAAAAATAATGATAACAGTTGCAAATTGGTTGATATAGGTGCAGCCATCGAGGCCATGCAGCTTGAGCTGTTCTTACAAGTTTCAGGTTCTGCTCCAATGCATGAGAATATGTTTGAGAAATGTGGGGATTATTTACACCTTTCTAATATTCCCATGAAGGACTACACGCCTTTGAGAGATACCCAGTCAATCCAGGAGCTATCACTGCTGATTGTCATATTACAACGTTTTAAG TTAATCCGCCTTGTTTGTGGTGAACATACGGTAGACGCCACTCATGTGATACAGATCACTCTTACTCATGCGCTAGAGCTTAAACCTTACTTTGAGGAACCTTTCTCTTCAACTGCACGATCATCTGATTTTCATGGTCCAGATTCTTGCCATCAAGTTAGACATGATTTTGTTCTTTCAAATAGGAACGCTGTTGATGAGTACTGGAACACTCTGGAGTACTTATTGGCTGGTGCTAATCCAGAAGCTGCTTCAAATGCTTCCCCAGAATCTGCAAATCAAGAG GTGTTCCATTGTTTTCACAATAGGAAGCAAATGCGTCTCTGTAGATTCCAAGGAGTTGTAACTGCCAAATGGATGGAGGTTCGGTCCATAAAAGGACGGAATAATTATTTACAGAAAAGAAAGAGGTCATCAGGTGGAGATCCTGCAAGACATGTAAAGTTACGCACTTCAGACGTACGACCAAGTGACAAGAGCACATTCGATACTGTTGACCCATTCCCCGATGAACAAAATGCTTTCCTGGTTTCTCCAGGGGATGTTGGATGTAATTCTCAAATAAATTGTGTTGGTGATCATAGGGAGGTTACCAAAGGGATAGATCAATGCGAAAAAACTGAGGCCAATCACTCTTTCATGAAGAGAAGTGATATCTCAAGTCTGAAGCCAACATGCAGAGCAAGTTTCTCCTGGAGCGAAGATGCAGACAG GCAATTGGTGATTGAATTTGTAAGACACAAAGCTGTCCTTGGGCCATATTCTCGTTTTAAATGGGCCTCAGTCAAAAACCTTCCAGCGTCACCTGATGCCTGCAAAAGGAGAATGACTGCTTTGAACAGCTGTATGCAATTCAGAAGTGCTTTAATGAATCTCTGTAATGAAGTCTTGGAGCGTTATGCACGACACCTCCAGAACAGGTCTTTAGATTGCGGTGATTGTGAAGAGATGGTTTGGCATCATGCCTCAGAAGAAGAAGATTTGGATCAAGGTGTTTCTGACGGCCGTGAACATTCTAGAAAGGCTGTTGCACACGAGCGGTGGGATGATTGTGACAATGACAACGTAAAGGTTGCCCTAGATAAGGTGCTAGAATGCAAAAACATGGCTAAGTTGGATGGTAGCAATGGAGTTCAATCTGCCAATGATAATTCAGATCTCAGTTTAAATGCTGAAAGACCT ATGAAACAAATTTCTTATCAGGAGAAAAGCTCGCACTGGGTTCCTAAGAGGTGTGGTGATCCTTTAAGTGTAAGCAACAGTGTAAGTAGGCAAGCATTTGAATCAGTTTCAGTTGCAAATGCTGCAGAGCTATTAAAGATGGCAGTCCTGGCCTTCTCAAGATTTCGACTGGTGCCAGCTTCCATTGTTGAAACATACAATCATTACCCAAAGCATGATATTTTGGATGCTTTCAACTTCCTGAAAGAGAAGAAAGTG ATCAGGACTGCAGCCAAAGGCACCGTTGTTTTTCCTCCGAACATCTTGAATAGTATGTTTTTATCTCTGCTTCAAAGAGAAACTGGAGCACAAGCAGCTAGATTTTCAACCTGGCTGCATCAAAGAGAAAAAGAGATGATAAATGGTGGGGTTGTTCTTCCGCCGGACATGCAATGTGGTGATGTCTTAACTTTATGTGGTCTATTGTCTTCAGGAGAACTGTCAATTATACCATGCCTTCCAGATGAAGGCATTGGAGAGGCTAAGGATGCCAGAACTTTCAAACGTAAACATAATATTTGTGAGTTTTGGGATGGAAACAGGAGTAAGAAATTGAGACCATGGTTGATTGGCGAAGGTGAGGGTCGCAGAGCAAAGGGTTTTCCTGATATTACTTTATCCTTGAGCCGTGCAACATTTTTAAGCAGAGAAGCTGTAGAACTTTTTAAAGATGATGACTATCAGCCCTTGACACAAATTGGTGAAGATAATCAAGTCAAGTTCATGTCAGTTCTTGAAGCTAGCAGTAGTGCATCTCACATCGAAGGACAAAATCATGTAAAGGAAACACATGAGAATGAGAATTACAGATACACAGCAGTGTCTTCCAAAGAGTTGCTCTGGGAAGCCATGGCAAGCTGTGCTGAACAGTTTTGCTCCTTTTCTTCTAAAAAGGAAAGTTCTGCACTTAACCCAGGGCTCTATAGGTCTTTACTTTTAGCCGTTCAAAAGGCTGGTGACCAGGGTCTAAGCATGAAAGAAATCTCAATGTCTGTGGATGTTCAGG GGGAAAAGATGCTGGGCGTTATTATCGACGTCCTTGAAACTTTTGGACAAGTATTGAAG GTCAATGCTTATGATTCTGTTCATGTGGTTGATTCGTTATATCGTTCTAAGTATGTCTTGTCCACTGTGTCTGTTGCTCGACAAGATTCTTTGGTCATTCCTGCGGGAGTTTCTAAAGGGGCAGCACCAAGCAAATATGAAGCCGCTGAACTCCATAATCCCACTGATCAAAAGCAACCTTCTGAACCTTTACTTGAAAGGCAAAGCACAAATGGACATGATTCACTGGACTTCCAAACTGCAAAATCTCATTTCTGTAAGCCAATATTGTTTTGGATTGATGGTGATGGCACTGTCAACAACATTGTCTACAGAAAACTTGTGTCTCGTGCTCTGGGTATCATAATGCAGAATCCAGGAATTCTAGAG GATAATGTTATTGACCAGATGCATGGTCTGAATCCTCAG AGTTGCAGAACTTTGTTAGAGATGATGATTCTGGATAACCATATCATTGCGCAAAAAATGTTTGAAACTAAAGCTGGGCCACCTGCAATTCTCAGTGGCCTTCTTGGAAGACAATTCATGAATTCAAAGATTATTTTAAAACGACATCTCTTCGCAAATCCCACGAGTACTTCCCTTTTGTAA
- the LOC104088747 gene encoding uncharacterized protein isoform X13 has product MDAIVNKAVEELCIQSFKGGNSIPITDLWPKLKPYLSENGVVLCNNVKKAILSSLINIPGLEFETKDNDLVKCTAEECERMELKIVVPEHMLDNFTRIHEVEVSKSKLCKQELEALHLRKRVLQRIAIARANGITQCELTKEFGIKANNFFHIFKELEVLGLIVRHEAVVWTNKASNKGKLISKHTTTNMLYLSRYRKHLHSQQRLEIRGGVLMSDDLSHENSASCDVKSNGEDVHIKDYLPILREICNKLEKAKGKVIAISNIKKDLGYRDALGHKEWRKNILRRLTQAQVVEVTEKGKSLRLLKEFSTMHFNTRVRRSDNLGRKQPPVKIEKRGQIGQQLVELPVEHQTFELIRLVCGEHTVDATHVIQITLTHALELKPYFEEPFSSTARSSDFHGPDSCHQVRHDFVLSNRNAVDEYWNTLEYLLAGANPEAASNASPESANQEVFHCFHNRKQMRLCRFQGVVTAKWMEVRSIKGRNNYLQKRKRSSGGDPARHVKLRTSDVRPSDKSTFDTVDPFPDEQNAFLVSPGDVGCNSQINCVGDHREVTKGIDQCEKTEANHSFMKRSDISSLKPTCRASFSWSEDADRQLVIEFVRHKAVLGPYSRFKWASVKNLPASPDACKRRMTALNSCMQFRSALMNLCNEVLERYARHLQNRSLDCGDCEEMVWHHASEEEDLDQGVSDGREHSRKAVAHERWDDCDNDNVKVALDKVLECKNMAKLDGSNGVQSANDNSDLSLNAERPMKQISYQEKSSHWVPKRCGDPLSVSNSVSRQAFESVSVANAAELLKMAVLAFSRFRLVPASIVETYNHYPKHDILDAFNFLKEKKVIRTAAKGTVVFPPNILNSMFLSLLQRETGAQAARFSTWLHQREKEMINGGVVLPPDMQCGDVLTLCGLLSSGELSIIPCLPDEGIGEAKDARTFKRKHNICEFWDGNRSKKLRPWLIGEGEGRRAKGFPDITLSLSRATFLSREAVELFKDDDYQPLTQIGEDNQVKFMSVLEASSSASHIEGQNHVKETHENENYRYTAVSSKELLWEAMASCAEQFCSFSSKKESSALNPGLYRSLLLAVQKAGDQGLSMKEISMSVDVQGEKMLGVIIDVLETFGQVLKVNAYDSVHVVDSLYRSKYVLSTVSVARQDSLVIPAGVSKGAAPSKYEAAELHNPTDQKQPSEPLLERQSTNGHDSLDFQTAKSHFCKPILFWIDGDGTVNNIVYRKLVSRALGIIMQNPGILEDNVIDQMHGLNPQSCRTLLEMMILDNHIIAQKMFETKAGPPAILSGLLGRQFMNSKIILKRHLFANPTSTSLL; this is encoded by the exons ATGGACGCAATAGTGAACAAAGCAGTGGAAGAACTCTGCATACAAAGTTTTAAAGGCGGTAATTCAATCCCTATAACCGATCTCTGGCCCAAACTTAAACCCTACCTTTCAGAAAACGGTGTTGTGCTCTGTAATAATGTAAAAAAGGCTATTTTGTCTAGCCTTATTAACATTCCAGGTCTCGAATTCGAAACGAAAGATAATGATTTGGTTAAGTGTACTGCGGAAGAATGTGAGAGAATGGAATTGAAGATCGTTGTGCCGGAGCATATGCTTGATAATTTTACTAGGATTCATGAGGTTGAGGTTTCCAAGTCTAAGCTATGTAAACAAGAGTTAGAAGCTCTTCATCTCCGGAAAAGAGTCCTCCAACGCATCGCCATTGCAAG AGCAAATGGAATTACCCAGTGTGAGCTTACTAAGGAATTTGGCATCAAGGCCAATAACTTCTTCCACATATTTAAGGAGCTTGAGGTTCTAGGACTGATTGTGAGGCATGAAGCAGTTGTTTGGACAAACAAAGCATCCAACAAAGGGAAACTTATAAGTAAGCATACTACAACCAACATGCTCTATTTAAGCCGCTACAGGAAGCACTTGCACAGTCAACAAAGGCTTGAAATAAGAGGTGGAGTTCTGATGTCTGATGATTTATCTCATGAAAATTCTGCTAGCTGTGATGTGAAGTCTAATGGAGAGGATGTGCATATAAAAGATTATCTGCCCATACTGAGAGAAATTTGTAATAAACTTGAAAAGGCTAAGGGGAAG GTTATTGCTATCTCAAATATTAAAAAGGACCTAGGTTATCGAGATGCTCTTGGACATAAAGAATGGAGAAAAAAT ATCTTACGTAGGTTGACACAAGCTCAGGTCGTGGAGGTAACTGAA AAGGGCAAGTCTTTGCGTCTTTTAAAGGAATTTTCAACCATGCACTTTAATACTCGCGTTCGTCGATCTGATAACCTTGGCCGAAAACAACCTCCGGTTAAAATAGAAAAGAGAGGTCAGATTGGCCAACAGCTAGTGGAGCTTCCCGTCGAGCATCAGACTTTTGAA TTAATCCGCCTTGTTTGTGGTGAACATACGGTAGACGCCACTCATGTGATACAGATCACTCTTACTCATGCGCTAGAGCTTAAACCTTACTTTGAGGAACCTTTCTCTTCAACTGCACGATCATCTGATTTTCATGGTCCAGATTCTTGCCATCAAGTTAGACATGATTTTGTTCTTTCAAATAGGAACGCTGTTGATGAGTACTGGAACACTCTGGAGTACTTATTGGCTGGTGCTAATCCAGAAGCTGCTTCAAATGCTTCCCCAGAATCTGCAAATCAAGAG GTGTTCCATTGTTTTCACAATAGGAAGCAAATGCGTCTCTGTAGATTCCAAGGAGTTGTAACTGCCAAATGGATGGAGGTTCGGTCCATAAAAGGACGGAATAATTATTTACAGAAAAGAAAGAGGTCATCAGGTGGAGATCCTGCAAGACATGTAAAGTTACGCACTTCAGACGTACGACCAAGTGACAAGAGCACATTCGATACTGTTGACCCATTCCCCGATGAACAAAATGCTTTCCTGGTTTCTCCAGGGGATGTTGGATGTAATTCTCAAATAAATTGTGTTGGTGATCATAGGGAGGTTACCAAAGGGATAGATCAATGCGAAAAAACTGAGGCCAATCACTCTTTCATGAAGAGAAGTGATATCTCAAGTCTGAAGCCAACATGCAGAGCAAGTTTCTCCTGGAGCGAAGATGCAGACAG GCAATTGGTGATTGAATTTGTAAGACACAAAGCTGTCCTTGGGCCATATTCTCGTTTTAAATGGGCCTCAGTCAAAAACCTTCCAGCGTCACCTGATGCCTGCAAAAGGAGAATGACTGCTTTGAACAGCTGTATGCAATTCAGAAGTGCTTTAATGAATCTCTGTAATGAAGTCTTGGAGCGTTATGCACGACACCTCCAGAACAGGTCTTTAGATTGCGGTGATTGTGAAGAGATGGTTTGGCATCATGCCTCAGAAGAAGAAGATTTGGATCAAGGTGTTTCTGACGGCCGTGAACATTCTAGAAAGGCTGTTGCACACGAGCGGTGGGATGATTGTGACAATGACAACGTAAAGGTTGCCCTAGATAAGGTGCTAGAATGCAAAAACATGGCTAAGTTGGATGGTAGCAATGGAGTTCAATCTGCCAATGATAATTCAGATCTCAGTTTAAATGCTGAAAGACCT ATGAAACAAATTTCTTATCAGGAGAAAAGCTCGCACTGGGTTCCTAAGAGGTGTGGTGATCCTTTAAGTGTAAGCAACAGTGTAAGTAGGCAAGCATTTGAATCAGTTTCAGTTGCAAATGCTGCAGAGCTATTAAAGATGGCAGTCCTGGCCTTCTCAAGATTTCGACTGGTGCCAGCTTCCATTGTTGAAACATACAATCATTACCCAAAGCATGATATTTTGGATGCTTTCAACTTCCTGAAAGAGAAGAAAGTG ATCAGGACTGCAGCCAAAGGCACCGTTGTTTTTCCTCCGAACATCTTGAATAGTATGTTTTTATCTCTGCTTCAAAGAGAAACTGGAGCACAAGCAGCTAGATTTTCAACCTGGCTGCATCAAAGAGAAAAAGAGATGATAAATGGTGGGGTTGTTCTTCCGCCGGACATGCAATGTGGTGATGTCTTAACTTTATGTGGTCTATTGTCTTCAGGAGAACTGTCAATTATACCATGCCTTCCAGATGAAGGCATTGGAGAGGCTAAGGATGCCAGAACTTTCAAACGTAAACATAATATTTGTGAGTTTTGGGATGGAAACAGGAGTAAGAAATTGAGACCATGGTTGATTGGCGAAGGTGAGGGTCGCAGAGCAAAGGGTTTTCCTGATATTACTTTATCCTTGAGCCGTGCAACATTTTTAAGCAGAGAAGCTGTAGAACTTTTTAAAGATGATGACTATCAGCCCTTGACACAAATTGGTGAAGATAATCAAGTCAAGTTCATGTCAGTTCTTGAAGCTAGCAGTAGTGCATCTCACATCGAAGGACAAAATCATGTAAAGGAAACACATGAGAATGAGAATTACAGATACACAGCAGTGTCTTCCAAAGAGTTGCTCTGGGAAGCCATGGCAAGCTGTGCTGAACAGTTTTGCTCCTTTTCTTCTAAAAAGGAAAGTTCTGCACTTAACCCAGGGCTCTATAGGTCTTTACTTTTAGCCGTTCAAAAGGCTGGTGACCAGGGTCTAAGCATGAAAGAAATCTCAATGTCTGTGGATGTTCAGG GGGAAAAGATGCTGGGCGTTATTATCGACGTCCTTGAAACTTTTGGACAAGTATTGAAG GTCAATGCTTATGATTCTGTTCATGTGGTTGATTCGTTATATCGTTCTAAGTATGTCTTGTCCACTGTGTCTGTTGCTCGACAAGATTCTTTGGTCATTCCTGCGGGAGTTTCTAAAGGGGCAGCACCAAGCAAATATGAAGCCGCTGAACTCCATAATCCCACTGATCAAAAGCAACCTTCTGAACCTTTACTTGAAAGGCAAAGCACAAATGGACATGATTCACTGGACTTCCAAACTGCAAAATCTCATTTCTGTAAGCCAATATTGTTTTGGATTGATGGTGATGGCACTGTCAACAACATTGTCTACAGAAAACTTGTGTCTCGTGCTCTGGGTATCATAATGCAGAATCCAGGAATTCTAGAG GATAATGTTATTGACCAGATGCATGGTCTGAATCCTCAG AGTTGCAGAACTTTGTTAGAGATGATGATTCTGGATAACCATATCATTGCGCAAAAAATGTTTGAAACTAAAGCTGGGCCACCTGCAATTCTCAGTGGCCTTCTTGGAAGACAATTCATGAATTCAAAGATTATTTTAAAACGACATCTCTTCGCAAATCCCACGAGTACTTCCCTTTTGTAA